Proteins from one Leptonema illini DSM 21528 genomic window:
- a CDS encoding thiamine pyrophosphate-binding protein, producing MSTTKIKGGNLTGAYLARYALEQLPVKHVFGIPGVHNTELYDEINKSEKIEPILVTHEGGGAFMADGISRTSDEIGTLLIVPAAGTTHAMSGIGEAFLDGIPMLVISGGIRSDIPVSYQLHELDLPRLLSSITKFAKRVERHDQIVPTIFEAYRHAVSGEPGPVFVEIPVNIQLFKGEVAELPVYQDLPAQPAPSDADLDRAVDLLLKSKQPGLFLGWGAKGAREAAIQIADLLGAPVSTTLQGLTVFPADHPMHTGMGFGAHSVPAAENAFADVDCMLAVGTRFAEIPTGSFGAKVPENLIHVDINSQVFHRNHRAKVALHGDSAIVLNALLERLKKASVSSTDRHEKKAAQIARDKAAYYKEWEAHRNERVNPYLFFRELKSKADKDMLMVVDDGNHTFLSAELFPVTHPVGFISPTDFNCMGYSVPAAIGAKLASPSRQVVSIVGDGAFLMTGLEIITASSHGLGVTYFVFYDGELSQISQGQEIPYNRKTCTVLGNIRLKGIADATGAAYVELNSNEEIGSKIEEALRIAESGRPVIVDVKIDYSKRTRFTKGVVGTVLKRFPIGDKFRFIGRALWRKLTG from the coding sequence ATGAGCACGACGAAAATAAAAGGCGGCAACCTTACAGGCGCCTATCTTGCGCGTTATGCGCTCGAACAGCTTCCGGTGAAGCACGTATTCGGCATCCCGGGCGTTCATAATACGGAGCTGTACGACGAAATCAACAAATCCGAAAAGATCGAGCCGATCCTCGTCACGCATGAAGGCGGCGGTGCGTTTATGGCCGACGGCATCAGCCGCACCTCTGACGAGATCGGTACTCTCTTAATCGTGCCCGCCGCCGGAACGACGCATGCGATGAGCGGCATCGGCGAGGCCTTCCTCGACGGCATTCCGATGCTTGTCATCTCGGGCGGCATCCGCAGCGATATTCCGGTTTCGTATCAGCTGCACGAACTTGATCTTCCGCGCCTGCTTTCGTCGATTACGAAGTTTGCAAAGCGCGTCGAGCGTCATGATCAGATCGTCCCGACGATCTTTGAGGCCTACCGGCATGCGGTTTCGGGCGAGCCCGGCCCCGTTTTCGTCGAGATTCCGGTGAACATACAGCTCTTTAAAGGCGAGGTCGCCGAGCTTCCCGTCTATCAGGATCTGCCGGCACAGCCCGCTCCGTCTGACGCCGACCTTGATCGCGCCGTAGACCTTCTTCTGAAGTCGAAACAGCCGGGGCTCTTTCTCGGATGGGGAGCGAAAGGCGCCCGTGAGGCGGCCATTCAGATCGCCGATCTGCTTGGAGCGCCCGTATCGACGACGCTACAGGGGTTAACCGTATTCCCGGCCGACCATCCGATGCATACGGGCATGGGATTCGGAGCGCATTCGGTGCCGGCAGCCGAGAACGCCTTCGCCGACGTGGACTGCATGCTTGCCGTCGGTACGCGCTTCGCCGAGATTCCGACGGGAAGCTTCGGCGCGAAAGTGCCCGAGAATCTGATCCACGTCGACATCAACTCACAGGTCTTTCATCGCAACCATCGCGCGAAGGTAGCCCTGCACGGCGATTCAGCCATCGTACTGAACGCCCTGCTCGAACGCTTGAAAAAGGCGTCGGTTTCTTCGACAGATCGCCATGAGAAAAAGGCGGCACAGATCGCCCGCGATAAGGCCGCCTATTATAAAGAATGGGAGGCGCATCGTAACGAACGCGTGAATCCGTATCTGTTTTTTCGCGAGCTGAAAAGCAAGGCCGATAAAGACATGCTTATGGTCGTCGATGACGGCAACCATACGTTCTTGAGCGCCGAGCTCTTTCCGGTGACGCATCCGGTCGGATTCATCTCGCCCACCGACTTCAACTGTATGGGCTACAGCGTCCCGGCCGCCATCGGCGCGAAGCTTGCCTCTCCGTCAAGACAGGTCGTTTCGATCGTAGGGGACGGAGCCTTCTTGATGACAGGACTTGAGATCATCACCGCCTCTTCGCACGGACTGGGCGTCACCTATTTCGTCTTTTATGACGGAGAGCTTTCGCAGATCTCACAGGGACAGGAGATCCCCTACAACCGTAAAACATGCACTGTGCTCGGCAACATCCGCCTCAAGGGCATTGCCGACGCCACCGGCGCCGCCTATGTCGAACTGAACTCCAACGAAGAGATCGGATCAAAGATCGAAGAGGCGTTGCGCATCGCCGAAAGCGGTCGTCCCGTTATCGTCGACGTAAAGATCGACTACAGCAAACGTACGCGCTTTACAAAAGGCGTCGTTGGAACGGTTCTCAAGCGGTTCCCGATCGGCGATAAGTTCCGCTTTATCGGGCGAGCACTCTGGCGAAAACTGACAGGTTAA